The genomic DNA CGGATCAGGCGGGCATTTGTCTGGCGCTGACCGAAGCAGCGGCCGAGACGGGCATTCCACTATTGGGGGTCTGTCTGGGGCACCAGACGATCGGGCAGGTCTTTGGCGGCAAGGTCGTGCGCCATTCCGAGATTGTTCATGGCAAGATGGGCCATGTCCTGCACGGAGGAAAAGGCGTGTTTGCCGGACTACCATCGCCTTTTGACGCGACCCGCTATCACAGCCTCGTTGTCGACCGCGCCACCCTGCCAGATACGCTCGAGGTGACCGCCGAACTGGAGGATGGAACGATTATGGGTCTGCAACACAAGACGCTGCCGATCCATGGCGTGCAATTTCACCCCGAATCGATCGCGTCACAGCACGGCCACGCACTGCTCAAGAATTTTCTCGACATGATGACCCAACCCACCGGAGTGGCAGCATGAGCGACGGGTTGAAGCCGCTCATCGGCACCGCAGCCGACCGTCCGCTGACACGCGCGGAAGCCGAGGTTGCCTTTACCGCCCTCTTTGAAGGCGAAGCAACGCCCAGCCAGATCGGGGGTCTGCTCATGGCGCTCCGCACCCGTGGCGAAACAGTGGATGAATACGCCGCCGCCGCTGCCGTCATGCGCGCCAAGTGCAAATCAGTTCGCGCGCCCGAGGGGGCAATGGACATCGTTGGCACCGGTGGTGACGGCAAGGGCACGTTGAACATCTCGACAGCGACCGCGTTCGTCGTCGCTGGCGCAGGTGTGCCAATCGCCAAACATGGTAACCGCAATCTAAGCTCGAAATCCGGCGCGGCGGACGCGTTGGGGCAGATGGGCGTCAACGTGATGGTTGGCCCGGAAGTGGTTGAAAAGGCACTGCAAGAGGCCGGAATCGCCTTTATGATGGCCCCCATGCACCACCCTGCGATTGCCCATGTCATGCCGACGCGGACAGAGTTGGGCACGCGCACGATTTTCAATATCCTCGGCCCACTCACCAATCCGGCGGGGGTGAAACGACAGTTGACCGGCGCATTCGCGCGCGACCTCATCCGTCCTATGGCCGAAACACTGGGACAGCTGGGATCGGAATGTGCGTGGTTGGTGCATGGCAGCGATGGTACGGATGAACTGACAATTACCGGCGTCAGTTGGGTATCGGTACTGGAAACCGATGGCAGCATCCGCGATATAGAAGTCCACCCCGAGGATTTCGGCCTGCCCGTTCATCCATTCGAGGACATTCTGGGCGGCACTCCCCGAGAAAACGGGGATGCGTTCCGTGCCCTGTTGGATGGTGCGCCGGGGGCGTATCGCGACGCGGTATTGCTGAACGCAGCGGCGGCCCTCGTCGTTGCCGAGCATGCGCCTGACCTCAAGTCGGGGGTTGCACAGGCCCGCGAGAGTATCGACAGTGGAGCCGCGCGTGAGCGGCTGCAAATACTGGCCAAAGTGACATCGGAGACGACATGAGCACCCCAACGATTCTGGAAAAGATCAAAGCTTACAAGCTGGAAGAAGTGGCGGCCGCCAAAGAAGAGGTGTCGCCCGATGAAATGAACGAGCGCGCCCATTCGGCACCTGCCGTCCGCGATTTCAAAGAAGCACTGACCCAAGCGAGCAAGGTTGGCTATGGCCTGATCGCTGAAATCAAGAAGGCCAGCCCATCCAAGGGTCTGATCCGCGCCGATTTCGACCCCGAGGCGCTGGCGATCGCCTATGCCGAGGGCGGAGCCACCTGCCTCAGCGTGCTGACCGACACGCCCAGTTTTCAGGGTGCAAAGGAATATCTGACCATTGCCCGCGCGGCCTGCGACTTGCCCGTTCTGCGCAAGGATTTCATGTATGACCCCTATCAGGTGGCCGAGGCGCGCGCATTGGGGGCCGATTGCATCCTGATCATCATGGCAAGTGTCTCTGACGAACAGGCTATCGAGCTGGAAGCGGCCGCAAAACAATGGGGTATGGATGCCATCCTCGAAGTGCATAACGAGGCCGAAATGCAGCGCGCGGCGCTGTTGGATTCACCCATGATCGGCATCAATAATCGTGACCTGAACACCTTCGAGACATCGCTCGACACGACCCGGCATCTGGCACGGATCGCCCCGGTAGAGGCTCTTTTGATTTGCGAAAGCGGACTGGAAACAAGCGAAGATTTGGCCGATATGGCGCGTTACGGCGCCCGCAGCTTTCTGGTTGGCGAAACATTGATGCGCGCCGAGGACGTGGCAACCGCAACCCGCGCGCTGCTGGCCGATCCGTTGCTCAGCGGAGGAGTTCTAGTGGCCGAACTGACGCATTTCGATGGCAAAGGCGATGCACATATGGTCGATGTCTCTGCCAAGGCAGTGACCGACCGCATCGCGGTAGCTGCCTGTCACGTTAGTATGGCAGCGCAAACCTTTGAAATCGTATCAGAAGGCCGCGCCAAGAAAGGCGACGTTCTGTCCGTGGCCCGGCTGGCCGGTATCATGGGCGCAAAGAAAACACCGGACCTCATCCCGCTTTGCCATCCACTGCCCATCGCATCAGTTGCTATCGAACTTGCACTGGATCCCGACTTACCAGGTGTCCGAATCGAGGCGACCGTCAAGACGACCGGGCAAACCGGGGTCGAGATGGAAGCCCTGACCGCCGCTGCAACAGCGGCCCTGACTGTCTATGACATGGTCAAGGCCGTGGATCGGGCCATGCAGATCGGCGGCTTGCACGTTGTACTGAAAGACGGTGGAAAATCAGGGCGGTACAGTGCGGAATGATTTCTGTTGATGACGCGCTGAACGAGCTGTTTGCGTTGACGGAACCTATGACCGTCGAAACGATCCCACTGATTCAGGCCGCAGGGCGTGTACTGGCGAAACCTGTGCAGGCGAAGCGCGATCAGCCGCCCTTTGCTGCTTCGGCAATGGATGGGTATGCCATTCGTGGCGCAGAGGCCGCGCCCGGCGCACAATTCGAGGTTATCGGAGAGGCGGCAGCCGGTCATCGCTATGACGGCAGCGTACCCGCTGGCAAGGCCGTCCGCATCTTTACCGGCGCGCCCCTGCCCGCAGGCTGCGACCGGGTGATCATTCAAGAAGATGTCGCCCGCACGGGTGACACGATCACACTGGGCAGCAGACTGGACGCCGGGCCGCATGTCCGTCCAGCCGGGGCTGATTTTCGGCAGGGTGCAGAATTCGCCGCACCGCGCCTGCTGCGCCCGCATGATATCGCCCTGCTGGCCTCGATGAATATTCCCGACGTGCCTGTTTATCGCAAACCCCGTGTGGCGTTGATCGCGACCGGTGATGAACTGGTAATGCCCGGAGAATCCCCCGGACCCGACCAGATCATCGCGTCTAATTCCTTTGGTCTGAAGGCGCTGTTGGATGCAAACGGCGCCGAGGCGCGCCTGTTGCCCATCGCCCGAGACACCGTGCCGGCGCTGGAAACCGCGTTTGATCTGGCGCGCGAC from Roseovarius pelagicus includes the following:
- the moaC gene encoding cyclic pyranopterin monophosphate synthase MoaC, translated to MAELTHFDGKGDAHMVDVSAKAVTDRIAVAACHVSMAAQTFEIVSEGRAKKGDVLSVARLAGIMGAKKTPDLIPLCHPLPIASVAIELALDPDLPGVRIEATVKTTGQTGVEMEALTAAATAALTVYDMVKAVDRAMQIGGLHVVLKDGGKSGRYSAE
- a CDS encoding anthranilate synthase component II — translated: MLLLIDNYDSFTYNLVHYVGELGADVLVRRNDALDVQAAMALRPDGILLSPGPCDPDQAGICLALTEAAAETGIPLLGVCLGHQTIGQVFGGKVVRHSEIVHGKMGHVLHGGKGVFAGLPSPFDATRYHSLVVDRATLPDTLEVTAELEDGTIMGLQHKTLPIHGVQFHPESIASQHGHALLKNFLDMMTQPTGVAA
- a CDS encoding molybdopterin molybdotransferase MoeA, translating into MISVDDALNELFALTEPMTVETIPLIQAAGRVLAKPVQAKRDQPPFAASAMDGYAIRGAEAAPGAQFEVIGEAAAGHRYDGSVPAGKAVRIFTGAPLPAGCDRVIIQEDVARTGDTITLGSRLDAGPHVRPAGADFRQGAEFAAPRLLRPHDIALLASMNIPDVPVYRKPRVALIATGDELVMPGESPGPDQIIASNSFGLKALLDANGAEARLLPIARDTVPALETAFDLARDCDLIITIGGASVGDHDLVGTVAQAQGMSRSFYKVAMRPGKPLMAGRMGRAAMIGLPGNPVSAMVCGHVFVLPVLRAMLGLGFASAPRQKAPLAIDLPSNGPREHYMRATLGADGLHPATRQDSALLTVLAQANALLVRPVSDDARRAGEIVECIRF
- the trpD gene encoding anthranilate phosphoribosyltransferase; protein product: MSDGLKPLIGTAADRPLTRAEAEVAFTALFEGEATPSQIGGLLMALRTRGETVDEYAAAAAVMRAKCKSVRAPEGAMDIVGTGGDGKGTLNISTATAFVVAGAGVPIAKHGNRNLSSKSGAADALGQMGVNVMVGPEVVEKALQEAGIAFMMAPMHHPAIAHVMPTRTELGTRTIFNILGPLTNPAGVKRQLTGAFARDLIRPMAETLGQLGSECAWLVHGSDGTDELTITGVSWVSVLETDGSIRDIEVHPEDFGLPVHPFEDILGGTPRENGDAFRALLDGAPGAYRDAVLLNAAAALVVAEHAPDLKSGVAQARESIDSGAARERLQILAKVTSETT